CACCATCCAGTTCCCCGAGTTGTCGCGCATCAGCGCCTCGACGCCGTAGGGCCGTTCCTCGGGCGGCTGGATGAACTCGACACCCTTCGCGGACAGTTCCTCGTAGGTCTTACGACAATCGTCGACGGCCAACCCGAAACCGGGCAGACCGCCGTCGGCCTGGGCGCGCTGCATCGCCGCGATCAGGTCGTCGGACAACGGCTTCGACGGGGTGGTCAGGTGCACCTGCAGCTCGGGCTGCGCGGGATGGGCGACGGTGACCCAGCGGAAGTCGGGTCCCATCGTGATGTCGTCCTTGGGCTCGAAACCCATGATCGACGTGTAGAACTCGAGCGCTTCGTCGAGGTCGCGGACCCACAGCGAGATGAGCGAAATGTTTGTGATCATGGGACCGACGGTATCCGCGCCACGCGCGTCGGTGCTTCTCCTAGGTTGCGGGGCCGTGCCGCTCGGCCAATCCGGCCATGAAGATGAAGCAGCTGGGGATGCGCGGCGCCCCGTCGGACCAGCGTCTGCGGAACTCCGACGGTGATTCGCCGACCAACTCCCGGAACCTGCTGCTGAACGAGCCGAGGCTGGAGAACCCGACGGCCGTGCACACTTCGGTGATGGTCAGGTTGGTCGCGCGCAGCAGGTCTTGGGCCCGTTCGATGCGACGACGGGACAGGTGCTCGGCAGGTGAGCAGCCGTAGGTGGCGACGAACAACCGCTGGAAGTGGAATTTGCTGACCCCGGCCACCGCTGCCAGAGCGGCGAGATCGAGCGGCTCGGCATAGTTGCGATCGGCGTGGTCGCGGGCCCGGCGCAAATGGGGCAGCAGATCGTCCGGTGCCCGTGTCGCCATCGCCCCATCCCCGTCGTGAGTGGTCACATGAGCCTAATCGGCCAGAGCGGTCCGTTGTCCGACCTCGGGACCATCATTGCCGCATGGCGACCGGGGGAGCGCACCCGCACGGAACTGCGGCACAACTTGTCGGCGGACGACGCGGCCTACGTCGCGCTCGCCGAGGCGCTGGGGGCGACGTCGCTCGTGACGACCGATGCCCGGTTGGCGCGAGCGCCCGGCATCGGTTGCCGCGCCGAACTGTTGAGCTGACCCACCGGGGCAGATCGGCGCAGGGCCGTCCGCCGATGACGACCTCGGCGCCCATTAGACTGGCCGCCGTGGCCCAGACTTCCAATGCCAGCCCGCGTCCCGTCCTCGTCGTCGATTTCGGTGCTCAATACGCGCAGTTGATCGCACGGCGCGTGCGCGAAGCGCGGATCTACTCCGAGGTGATCGCCCACGACGCCCCGATCGAGGAGTTCCGGGCCAAGAACCCCGCGGCACTCGTCCTCTCCGGCGGCCCCGCGTCGGTCTACGCCGACGGTGCCGCGACGCTCAACCCGGCGATCCTGGAGCTCGGCATCCCAGTCTTCGGCATCTGCTACGGCTTCCAGGCGATGGCCCAGGCCCTCGGCGGCATCGTCGCCAACACCGGCGGCCGCGAATTCGGCCGCACCGCGATGACCTGCGACGGCGGCGTCCTCCACGACGGCCTCGGAGACAGCCAGCCGGTGTGGATGAGCCACAACGACGCGGTGCAGGTCGCGCCCGACGGGTTCACCGTCACCGGTTCGACGCCCGGCGCGCCGGTGGCCGCCTTCGAGAATGTCGACGCCAAGATGGCCGGCGTCCAGTACCACCCCGAGGTGCTGCACAGCCCGCACGGCCAGCAGGTGCTCACGCGGTTCCTCTACGAGATCGCGGGTCTCCAGCCGACGTGGACGGCCGCCAACATCGCCGAGTCGTTGATCAACGACGTCCGCGCCCAGGTCGGCGACGACGGACTGGCCATCTGCGGCCTCTCCGGCGGCGTCGACTCGGCGGTCGCGGCGGCGCTGGTCCAGCGCGCCATCGGCGACCGTCTGACCTGTGTCTTCGTCGACCACGGCCTGCTGCGCGCCGGTGAGCGCGAGCAGGTCCAAACCGACTTCGTCGCCGCGACCGGCGCTCGCCTGGTCACCGTCGACGCCGCGGACACCTTCCTCTCCGAATTGGCCGGCCAGTCCGATCCGGAGACGAAGCGCAAGATCATCGGCCGCGAGTTCATCCGTTCCTTCGAGGGTGCCGTCACCGATGTCCTGGGCGATCAGGCCGCCTCCGGCAAGAAGGTGGACTACCTCGTCCAGGGCACCTTGTACCCCGACGTCGTCGAATCCGGCGGCGGCTCCGGCACCGCCAACATCAAGAGCCACCACAACGTCGGCGGCCTGCCCGACGACCTCGAGTTCAAACTGGTCGAGCCCCTGCGCCTGCTGTTCAAAGACGAGGTGCGGGCCGTCGGCCGCGAACTCGGGCTGCCCGAGGAGATCGTCAACCGGCAGCCGTTCCCCGGGCCCGGCCTGGCCATCCGCATCGTCGGCGAGGTGACCAAGGAGCGTCTCGAACTGCTCCGCAAGGCCGATGCCATCGCGCGCGAGGAACTCACCGCTGCCGGACTCGACGGCCAGATCTGGCAATGCCCCGTCGTCCTGCTCGCCGATGTGAGAAGCGTTGGCGTGCAGGGTGATTCGCGGACCTACGGGCATCCGATCGTGTTGCGCCCGGTCTCCAGCGAGGACGCCATGACCGCTGATTGGACCCGTATCCCCTACGAGGCCCTCGAAACCATCTCCACCCGGATCACCAACGAGGTCCCCGAGGTCAACCGCGTCGTCCTCGACGTCACCAGCAAGCCGCCGGGGACCATCGAGTGGGAGTAGAAGGAAACCGCATGCCCAAACTCATGATCGTCGTCGGCAGCGTGCGTCAGGGTCGGATCGCCGAGCCCATCGCGCAGTGGGCGCGCCGCACCGCGGAGGCCGACGGCCGGTTCGACGTCGACCTCGCCGACCTGCGCGAGATAAATCTGCCGATGATGGACGAGCCGAACCACCCGCGCCTGGGCGACTACACCCATCGGTACACGAT
This genomic interval from Gordonia sp. X0973 contains the following:
- a CDS encoding VOC family protein produces the protein MITNISLISLWVRDLDEALEFYTSIMGFEPKDDITMGPDFRWVTVAHPAQPELQVHLTTPSKPLSDDLIAAMQRAQADGGLPGFGLAVDDCRKTYEELSAKGVEFIQPPEERPYGVEALMRDNSGNWMVLVESRDYTPEDFDGAEFG
- a CDS encoding helix-turn-helix transcriptional regulator, which produces MATRAPDDLLPHLRRARDHADRNYAEPLDLAALAAVAGVSKFHFQRLFVATYGCSPAEHLSRRRIERAQDLLRATNLTITEVCTAVGFSSLGSFSSRFRELVGESPSEFRRRWSDGAPRIPSCFIFMAGLAERHGPAT
- the guaA gene encoding glutamine-hydrolyzing GMP synthase; the encoded protein is MTTSAPIRLAAVAQTSNASPRPVLVVDFGAQYAQLIARRVREARIYSEVIAHDAPIEEFRAKNPAALVLSGGPASVYADGAATLNPAILELGIPVFGICYGFQAMAQALGGIVANTGGREFGRTAMTCDGGVLHDGLGDSQPVWMSHNDAVQVAPDGFTVTGSTPGAPVAAFENVDAKMAGVQYHPEVLHSPHGQQVLTRFLYEIAGLQPTWTAANIAESLINDVRAQVGDDGLAICGLSGGVDSAVAAALVQRAIGDRLTCVFVDHGLLRAGEREQVQTDFVAATGARLVTVDAADTFLSELAGQSDPETKRKIIGREFIRSFEGAVTDVLGDQAASGKKVDYLVQGTLYPDVVESGGGSGTANIKSHHNVGGLPDDLEFKLVEPLRLLFKDEVRAVGRELGLPEEIVNRQPFPGPGLAIRIVGEVTKERLELLRKADAIAREELTAAGLDGQIWQCPVVLLADVRSVGVQGDSRTYGHPIVLRPVSSEDAMTADWTRIPYEALETISTRITNEVPEVNRVVLDVTSKPPGTIEWE